One Manduca sexta isolate Smith_Timp_Sample1 chromosome 26, JHU_Msex_v1.0, whole genome shotgun sequence genomic region harbors:
- the LOC115452359 gene encoding tRNA (guanine(37)-N1)-methyltransferase: protein MTINCIHLLFRKMSSSIISVLTPNNVRGMKVLDREKFLRHIEVPVLKVTKENLAKITQLCKPYFLKLENFKPIADVESNEDSPFSKNIHLNPDKINEWTSFLEEDRKKMIEIGVDEKNFFKMKLELTYNNWTYDTIFKAVLPENEEIVSGFSQIGHIIHLNLRDHLLDYRPLIGQVLVDKVKTCRTVVNKSNIIDNTYRNFSMEVIAGDEDFFVTVKENNIIFQFDFSKVYWNPRLGKEHERILNYLNESDVLFDVFCGVGPFSLPAAKRKCTVFANDLNPESFKWLKHNAKNNKIKPEFFNAYNLDGKDFICSVFKDYIQELCEGKISIDEKAVIHITMNLPAMAVEFLKYFKGLIKGNIANNLKNEIIVYVYCFVPGDDSVASAKQLVSESIGYNMADKIQDVSFVRKVGPNKEMMRVTFNLSDEILSNKSELELSEPPSKKLCVEN, encoded by the coding sequence atgactataaactgtatacatttattattccgTAAAATGAGTTCGTCGATAATTTCGGTGTTAACGCCCAACAATGTTCGCGGTATGAAAGTGCTAGACCGCGAAAAATTCTTGCGTCATATAGAAGTACCAGTTTTGAAGGTCACCAAAGAAAATTTGGCGAAGATAACACAGTTGTGCAAGCCTTACTTCTTAAAACTTGAAAACTTCAAGCCCATCGCTGACGTAGAATCAAATGAAGATTCTCCtttcagtaaaaatatacatcttaaTCCAGACAAAATTAATGAATGGACTAGCTTTTTAGAAGAGGACCGTAAGAAAATGATCGAAATAGGAGTCGACGAGAAAAATTTCTTCAAGATGAAACTAGAGCTAACATATAACAACTGGACATATGACACTATATTCAAAGCAGTTCTACCCGAAAATGAAGAAATTGTAAGTGGTTTCTCACAAATTGGTCACATTATCCATTTGAATTTAAGAGATCATTTATTGGATTATCGTCCTCTCATTGGCCAAGTTCTTGTAGACAAAGTGAAGACTTGTCGAACTGTTGTAAATAAAAGCAACATAATTGATAACACATACCGCAACTTTAGTATGGAAGTAATAGCAGGGGATGAAGACTTTTTTGTCAcagtaaaagaaaacaatatcatATTCCAATTTGATTTTTCAAAAGTCTACTGGAATCCTCGCTTGGGCAAAGAACATGAAAGAatcctaaattatttaaatgagaGTGATGttttgtttgatgttttttgTGGAGTTGGACCGTTCTCATTACCAGCAGCAAAACGCAAATGCACTGTATTTGCAAATGATTTAAATCCAGAGTCGTTCAAATGGCTGAAACATAATGCAAAAAACAATAAGATTAAACCTGAATTTTTTAATGCTTATAATCTTGATGGAAAAGATTTCATTTGCTCTGTATTTAAAGACTATATTCAAGAATTATGTGAAGGCAAAATAAGTATTGATGAAAAAGCAGTCATTCACATTACAATGAACTTGCCAGCTATGGCTGTGGAGttcttaaagtattttaaaggcCTAATTAAAGGAAATATTGCCAACAATTTGAAGaatgaaataattgtttatgtgtACTGTTTCGTTCCTGGCGATGACAGTGTTGCTTCGGCAAAGCAGTTAGTGAGTGAGAGTATTGGATACAACATGGCAGATAAAATCCAGGATGTGTCATTTGTGAGAAAGGTTGGACCAAATAAAGAAATGATGCGTGTGACATTTAATCTAAGTGATGAAATATTATCGAACAAAAGTGAGTTAGAGCTAAGTGAACCTCCTAGTAAGAAACTGTGTGTTGAAAACTAA